In Streptomyces sannanensis, the DNA window GGGGCTTCCTGACGTGACTGCCCGGACTATGCGAGGTTCTTGATTTCCCGGCCTCGGCGCCATAAAGGTATGACACCGGGCCATTGGGCCTCCTCCGCTGCGAGGGAGTACCCGTGCACCAGCCGCTCATCGGCGTCAGTACCTATCTGGAGGCGTCCGCGAAGTGGGGCGTGTGGGACCTGCCCGCCGCCCTGCTCCCCGCCGTCTATCCCCGGCTCGTCCAGGCCGCAGGCGGCCTCGCGGCGATGCTCCCGCCCGACGACCCGGCCCACGCCGCGTCCGTGGTGGCCCGGCTCGACGGCCTGGTCATCGCGGGCGGCCCCGATGTCGACCCCTCCCGCTACGGCACCGAACGCGACCCGCGCACCGGCCCGCCGGCCCACGAGCGGGACGCCTGGGAACTCGCCCTCATCGAGGCGGCCCTGGCCTCCGGCACCCCGCTGCTCGGCATCTGCCGGGGGATGCAGCTGCTCAACGTCGCCCGCGGCGGCACGCTCGTCCAGCACATGGACGGGCACACGGCGGGGGTGGGCGTGATGGGGCTCCACCCCGTGACGCCGGTACCGGGAACGCTGTACGCGTCCGTGGTGCCGGAGGAGTCGTCCGTACCGACGTACCACCACCAGGCCGTGGACCGCCTCGGCGACGGGCTCGTCGCATCGGCCCACGCGTCGGACGACGGCACGGTCGAGGCCGTCGAACTCCCGGGCGAGGAGTGGGTGCTGGGCGTCCAGTGGCACCCGGAGATGGGCGAGGACACCCGCGTCATGGCAGCGCTGGCGCGAGCCGCGCTTGGCTGTGTCCCTTTTCAGGGATGTCGTTTCGAGGTGAGTTCGGGAGTCACTCGCGGAGCTTTTTCATGATCAATATCGATATGAATTGATGTCACTGGGTCGCTGCGGCCGCCGTCAGGGCCCCAGGAGCGGATCATCGCCCTCGACGTGAGAGTGTGGCGGCAGCTCCTGCCCGGGTGTTCGTTGAAGTGGTTGCACGAGAGGCGGGTGCCCGGCTGGAGGCATAGGTGAAGAGCCCTGACATGTCCCGCGGTGCTCGTCTGGCCGCCCACGGTGCCGTTTCCACATCGCTGGCGCTATGCAGTGATCGCAGACTGCACGAGCTCGTGGACGCCGCCACACCGATCGGTTCCGGCATCGGCGGGAAGTCAGTACTGCTGGAGGTCGACGGAACCCCGGTCTTCGTCAAGCAGGTACGCCTGACCGATCTGGAGCGACGGCCGGAGAACGTTCACTCCACGGCGAATTTGTTCCGGCTGCCGGTCTTCTGCCAGTACGGTATCGGCAGTATCGGCGGCCCGGGGTTCGGAGCCTGGCGGGAGCTGGCCGCGCACACCATGACGACGAACTGGGTGATCGCGGGAGACTACGAGGGTTTCCCCCTGATGTACCACTGGCGGGTGCTACCAGACCCTGGTCAGCCACTTCCGGAGGAACTGACCGATGTGGAACGAGCTGTCGCCTACTGGGGAGGCGGATCGCAGGTACGCCGCCGGATCGAGGCTCTCCAGCAGTCCACGGCAAGCCTCATGCTGTTCCTGGAGTACATCCCGCAGAACCTGCACGACTGGTTGGGCGTCCAGATCGGGGCCGGTGACGAGGTGGCCGAGCGGGCCTGCGCCATGGTGGACAACGAGCTGAAAGCCGGCATCTCGTTCATGAACGACCGCGGGCTGCTGCACTTCGACGCCCACTTCGAAAACATCCTGACCGACGGCCGGCGGCTCTTCTTCGCCGACTACGGCCTCGCGATCTCCTCCCGCTTCGAACTCACACAGGACGAGGCCGACTTCTTCGACCAGCACCGCACCTACGACCGGTGCTACGCCGTCACGCATCTGGTGAACTGGCTGGCCGTCGCTCTGTACGGGCACGAACCGGAAGAACGCAAGACGTTTGTGCGCACCTGCGCCCAGGGGGTGGCCCCGGGGAAAATTCCAGCGGCGGTCGCGGCAATCCTTGTCCGTTACGCGCCGGTCGCCGCAGTGATGGGGGACTTCTATCGCCAATTCCAGCAGGAGAGCCGGGCGACCACCTACCCGCTGGAGGCGATCCGCCGGATCGGACAGCAGGACAGCCCGCCTGATGCGGCGACGGGGTCATCGGGAAGAAAGCCGCGCGAATCGTGCACAGACTCGCGTCTCACTCGGACGTGCGAGTGAGGAAGTTGGAGGTGGTGAGTGGCCATCGACAGGTGACGCGAGCGTGTACTCCGGCCCGGGCCGCCCAGCCCAGCGGTGGCGGGTGAACGGCTCCTCCGGATCCGGGCCGCGACGGACGGCGGCATGACCAGCGGTTCATGCAGGACGCTGTCCGGCACCGCTGGGTTTTGGGCTCGCTACCAGGGCGTACTGCCGTCGTGCAGGTAGACGGGGCGCCCGTCGTCAAGGGCGCGTACTGCGGCGTCGAGCCGGGCCCTCATCCGCTCCCGCAGCCTTTCCCGGGCCTTGTCCACGGAGACAAACGCTGCTTCGGACAACTCCTCGTCATGGGGGCGCAACTCCGCGGCTTGGTCCTCGTCAAGGGTTCCGGCGTCGAAAATGAAAGCCAGTTGGTCATCCCACGGGCCGTGGGGTGGCACCCAGTCGACGACGAGGATCCCGCGCAAGGCGATCTCCAGGCCCAGCTCCTCGCGCAGCTCCCGCACCACCGTCTTCTCAGGCGGCTCATTGGCTTCTGCCATGCCGCCGGGCAGGTCCCATCCGGGCTTGTAGGTAGGGTTCACCAGCAGCACGCGGCCGACCGGATCACGCAACAACACATCCGCCGCGACGCGTTTACGGGCCTGGGTGGCGTTGCCTTCGGCAAGGTACGCGTTCCAAGCCGCCGGGTCGGCTGGTGTGGGCCTCATGTAGGGGTGCCTCCCCTGGGGGTGATGATGTCGGCCAGCAGCAGCATTCTGGCGCGTCGCTGGTCCTCGAAGCGCCCCAGATAATCGCGAACCGGACCATACTCCTTGTGGGGCTCCAGAAGATGACGGAGGTCGTCCAGCTGGTGGACGACACGGACCGAGCCCAGAGTTGGGCTGGTGGTGAGCAATTCATGGCCGACGCTCACTGCGGAGTCGAGGTCCCCCCGCCTCACGTGGATGCCGACCAGGGTGATCCGGCTCAGTGCGAGAGACCGAGTCCGTCCTGCCTCCCGCAGGGCCACCGACTGCTCGGCCTGGATCAGTGCCTCGTCGTACCGATCGAGGTCGCGAAGGATCAGCGCGGACTCGCTCGCCAGAGCGGCGGCATCGAAAGGGCTCAGCCACGGGTGCTCCACGCCCGCCGATGCCTCAAGGTCGTGTCGGGCCTCCCCAAGAGCGCGGAGTGCAGGCGCCTGCTGCGCAACTGCCGCCAGGGCGCGGGCCTGCCTGGTGTGAAGCAGAGCGCTGAGCACGGGGATGCGCGGTCCTTGGCGCGCGAACTCGAGGCCTGCCTGTGCCCACTGTGCGGCGCCCGCCGCGTCACCGGTCTGGAGGGCGAGGTGGCTGCTGCTCGCGGCGACGTGCGCGGCCAGCGGCCAATCTCCTGGGGTGCGAGCAAGGGGTAGAGCACGGGCGAAGTGCCGGGCAGCGAGTTCGTCCTGGCCTGAGTCGTGCGCCATCCATCCGGCCATCTCCGTCAAGGCCGCAGCGGCCGCGAACACCTGCGGACCGCTGACGGTGTCGACAAGTCGAGGCGCCACACGGTCCACGAGATGCCTCACGACTGCCCCGTAAAGACGTCCACCACCCGTCTGGCGATCCGCGTTACGGAAGGCGCCCATGGCTGCCAGCTCGTCTCCATCCGGCGGCAGTTGCATCGCCTGGCGCCCTTCGGCGGCGGGAGGTTCCCAGGGCCGCCGGGCCAGGCCGAGCAGATGACCGGGGATATGAAAGCCATCCGCGATCTGCTCGAACAGGGCCAGCTTTTCCACTCGGCTCTTGCCGTTCATGTAGTCGTACAGGCGGCCCTGGGTAATGTCCACGGCGGCAGCAATCCTGCGTGTGCTGACACCTCGTCCGTTGAGCAACCGGAACACGGACCCCATGTCCCGCTCGGCACACGCGGTGAGCAGCCGGTCGTCCCCGAGCAGTCCGGCAATGACATCGCGCGGATCCGGTGGCTGACGGCTCATCGACGGCTCCCGGTGGTCGTGGTCTCCGATGCTACGGCCGCATCGGATGCCTGACTCCATCTTGGGGTCACCCCTTGGAGTCCTCTCGCTACTGCTCGATGTCATTGACTGGCGTCAGCCGCTCACGCGGGCGGCGTCTTCTCCGAACACAGCGGCGTAAAGCTCACCCGTCGTGGCTACGCCCGCTGCTCCCCACCCACCAAAGCCCCAGGTGACCGCGACCATGACCACAACTCCCGCCGCCACCGGCATCCCCGCTTACACCGAGTCCCTGCCTTGCAAGACCGCCAGCGCCAGACCCGCCCGACTGCTCGTAAGCACTGCTCTGCACGTCTGGGACCTCGGCGCCTTGGTCGAGGATGCGGAGTTGGTCGTGACGGAGCTCGTCGCCAACTCCGCCAGGCACAGCAAATGCCGCCTCCTGCGTGTGACGATCAGCCGCCTGTCCGGGGACCGTGTGCGAGTGGCCGTCATCGACCGGTCGAACGCCCTTCCCCAACCCAGAGCAGCCGGTGAAACCGACGAGGGCGGCCGCGGTCTGGTCGTCGTCGAGGCACTGTCCGATCGGTGGGGGACCGATATGTTGCGCTGGGGTAAGCGGGTCTGGGCGGAGTTGGCATCGCCGGACCGGTGAATCTCACGCCCCGCCGATAGGCCAGGGTGCCCGGCAGCAGCCCCAGCCCGGTCGTGGTTGCCCACTCCGCATTGTCAGTGGTCGCGAGTGCCTTCCCTCGTACGACGGCGACAAGCCCCTCTCGGGAGTGGCGTCACGCGATCACGAAGGAGGCGCGCGAACTGGCTGCCAAAAACCCTGAACGGGGCGGGCTGGCCGGCGGAAAGGCTGTCCCATCGGCCGTGGTAGGGGAGGCGGACCGTGCCGCCTGCGCCCTGGTAGCCCTTGTCCGCCCAGCAGGTGATGCCGGCCTCAGCGAGAGCGTCGACGATGCCGTGCCAGAACGCGCATCCTGTGCCCAACTCCCCTGAGTCCGTGGTCCGCATCGCATGTTGCTCGCTCCGCGATGCGGCTAGGCTGCCGATCATGTACATCTCCGGGCCCCACTGACAGATCACTTCCCCGTTCCCCCGCCATGTCCTTGTGACAGGTGACGTGGGGCGGCGCGCCGATCTGTCATGTCCGTGCGTGCCCCGGCAGGGCCGCGGGCACGTCTGTCCCGGAGATCCCCATGTCACGCCCCGACACGGGCAGTGCGTCCTATCGTGCTGTCCTCGCAGTTCCTCATGCCCGCGGCCTGTTCGCCGCCGCGATGATCGCGCGGCTGTGTTACGGCCTGCTCGGCCTTCCGTTGCTGCTCGCCCTGCGCGACGGCACCGGCTCCTTCGCCGTCGCGGGTACGGCGACCGGCCTGTTCGGGCTGGTCAGCGCCCTGCTCGGACCCGCCAGGGCCCGGCTGGTCCAGCGCCGCCACTCCGCGCTCATGCTGCTGGCCGTCTGCTATGCGCTGTGCCTGTCCGCGCTGGCCGTCGCGTGCGCCGTCGGCGTACCGAGCCCGCTCGCCATCGGTCTTGCCGCACTGACCGGTCTGTTCCCGCCTCCGGTCGGGCCGTTGATGCGCACCCTGTGGGGCAAACTGGTCCCGGGCGAGGCGCAGCGGCAGTGCGCGCTGAGTCTGGATACGGCGGCGGAGTC includes these proteins:
- a CDS encoding protein kinase family protein, with translation MSRGARLAAHGAVSTSLALCSDRRLHELVDAATPIGSGIGGKSVLLEVDGTPVFVKQVRLTDLERRPENVHSTANLFRLPVFCQYGIGSIGGPGFGAWRELAAHTMTTNWVIAGDYEGFPLMYHWRVLPDPGQPLPEELTDVERAVAYWGGGSQVRRRIEALQQSTASLMLFLEYIPQNLHDWLGVQIGAGDEVAERACAMVDNELKAGISFMNDRGLLHFDAHFENILTDGRRLFFADYGLAISSRFELTQDEADFFDQHRTYDRCYAVTHLVNWLAVALYGHEPEERKTFVRTCAQGVAPGKIPAAVAAILVRYAPVAAVMGDFYRQFQQESRATTYPLEAIRRIGQQDSPPDAATGSSGRKPRESCTDSRLTRTCE
- a CDS encoding gamma-glutamyl-gamma-aminobutyrate hydrolase family protein; translated protein: MHQPLIGVSTYLEASAKWGVWDLPAALLPAVYPRLVQAAGGLAAMLPPDDPAHAASVVARLDGLVIAGGPDVDPSRYGTERDPRTGPPAHERDAWELALIEAALASGTPLLGICRGMQLLNVARGGTLVQHMDGHTAGVGVMGLHPVTPVPGTLYASVVPEESSVPTYHHQAVDRLGDGLVASAHASDDGTVEAVELPGEEWVLGVQWHPEMGEDTRVMAALARAALGCVPFQGCRFEVSSGVTRGAFS
- a CDS encoding ATP-binding protein, yielding MTTTPAATGIPAYTESLPCKTASARPARLLVSTALHVWDLGALVEDAELVVTELVANSARHSKCRLLRVTISRLSGDRVRVAVIDRSNALPQPRAAGETDEGGRGLVVVEALSDRWGTDMLRWGKRVWAELASPDR
- a CDS encoding NUDIX hydrolase codes for the protein MRPTPADPAAWNAYLAEGNATQARKRVAADVLLRDPVGRVLLVNPTYKPGWDLPGGMAEANEPPEKTVVRELREELGLEIALRGILVVDWVPPHGPWDDQLAFIFDAGTLDEDQAAELRPHDEELSEAAFVSVDKARERLRERMRARLDAAVRALDDGRPVYLHDGSTPW
- a CDS encoding XRE family transcriptional regulator, which produces MSRQPPDPRDVIAGLLGDDRLLTACAERDMGSVFRLLNGRGVSTRRIAAAVDITQGRLYDYMNGKSRVEKLALFEQIADGFHIPGHLLGLARRPWEPPAAEGRQAMQLPPDGDELAAMGAFRNADRQTGGGRLYGAVVRHLVDRVAPRLVDTVSGPQVFAAAAALTEMAGWMAHDSGQDELAARHFARALPLARTPGDWPLAAHVAASSSHLALQTGDAAGAAQWAQAGLEFARQGPRIPVLSALLHTRQARALAAVAQQAPALRALGEARHDLEASAGVEHPWLSPFDAAALASESALILRDLDRYDEALIQAEQSVALREAGRTRSLALSRITLVGIHVRRGDLDSAVSVGHELLTTSPTLGSVRVVHQLDDLRHLLEPHKEYGPVRDYLGRFEDQRRARMLLLADIITPRGGTPT